The nucleotide sequence TAAAGTTAAAAAACCAAACACCCAAATaaaatctcctaaaaaccctaaatatatatatatatatatattcatttttattcctatcaaaatattattattcatttccctattaaaaattacattttccgCCAcacttcttcatctcctccctCTCTGTCTCTCAACTCCAgagagactctctctctctctctctctctgtatgtgtgtgagaagagagagactCAAAGTTGTTAGCTCATTCACACGCTTTTAGCTTTGTAATTTCTATTTTCTCGGAATTCACAAAACAGAAAGTTTCAACCTTTACGAAAATTAGGCCGAAAGAAAcaatctttgagtttttttttttggattccttcttcttctctctcccctTCTCTAATGGATTCCAGAGATAAcccaccacaaccaccaccgTCACACCTTCAACCTGGTATGTTAATGTCTCATCATTACCGTAACCCTAACGCCGCCGCTGCTTCTTCTGCATTGATGGTTCCCACTTCCACATCTCAATCGATCCAACATCATCAACATCGTCTACCTTTTGGTCatcctcaacaacaacaacaatctcaaacgtttcaacaacaacaaatggaTCAGAAGACGCTTGAATCTCTTGGATTTGGTGATGGATCGTCGCCTTCTTCTCAACCGATGCGATTTGGGATCGaggatcagaatcagaatcatcaACCACAAGCCAAGAAGAAGCGAGGTAGGCCTAGGAAGTACACTCCTGATGGTAGCATTGCGTTGGGTTTAGCTCCCACGTCTCCTCTTCTCTCCGCCGCTTCTAACTcttacggtggtggtggtggtgaaggtGGTCTTGGAGATAGTGGAGGCAATGGTACTAACTCTGTTGATCCACCTGCTAAACGAAACAGGGGAAGACCTCCTGGTTCTAGCAAGAAACAGCTTGATGCTTTAGGTATAGaaacaaaactctaaaatttgaatctttttaacacatttttgttttggattacatgcaatttgatttgatgggtTTGTTTTTGTAGGAGGAACTGCTGGAGTTGGGTTTACACCTCATGTCATTGAAGTTAAGACAGGAGAGGTAAAGTGTTGTTCTTCTGTTTTAGTATTCTCACAATGAGTTTTGTCTCATGCTTCAAGATTTGTAATTAGAAAACTTTGTAGGAAGtaatttgtcttgtttcattaaATTTAGATGGAAGAATGAGTTTTggatgttgttgttttgtgaaatTGGTATgaaatttaacaatatttttcaGGACATAGTGGCAAAGGTGATGGCTTTTTCGGATCAAGGGCCAAGAACAATATGTATTCTCTCTGCAAGTGGTGCAGTTTGTAGAGTGACGCTTCGTCAAGCTTCTCATTCTGGTGGAATCATTTCTTATGAGGTTTAAAATtatgatccttttttttttgctgtctTTAGTGTTAAGCTTTAGTGTGTCTTTACTCTTTGGTGTTGAGATTTAAATATGTGTTCTTTTTGCAGGGACGGTTTGAGATCGTTACTCTCTCAGGCTCGTTCTTGAATTATGAGGTAAATGGTTCAATGAACAGAAGTGGTAGCTTGAGTGTCTCTTTGGCTGGACCCGATGGCCGGATTGTAGGTGGCAGTGTTGTTGGTTCACTTGTAGCTGCAACACAAGTCCAGGTACAGAACGTGAACTCTCGTTGCTGAAGCCTAGCCTTTTTCATTGTATTCGAGTTACGAAGAAGATGGTTAAATAGGTGAAGCGCAAATATAATCACAATCTGTTTAATCATTTGGTGTTCGTTTGTTTCGTGATGTGATATATAGGTCGTAGTGGGAAGCTTTGTTGCGGAAGCAAAGAAACCTAAACAAAGTAGCGTTAACAATGCTAGGGGCCAGAATCCTGAACCGGCTTCAGCGCCTGCTAACATGTTGAACTTTGGATCAGTCTCTCAAGGACCATCGAGCGAGTCATCAGAAGAGAATGAGAGCGGTTCTCCAGCAATGCACCGTGACAGTAATAATGGGATTGATGGAgctcaacaacagcaacaacctcttcatcctcatcaGATGCAAATGTACCAACATCTTTGGTCTAATCATGGTCAATGAAATGAATTTGCTGCGGAAACCTATCTCGGTTTCGgttttggttatggttatggttagGGTGGAATTGATCTTTCTTTCCGTAGTCTGATCTCTTCTCTGCTGCTTACACAATCTTAAGAAGAGACTAGCTTCATGTCGTTCTTTgtagctttttctttttaggggttattagataaaaaaaatatagtgagATCTTGAAATTAGTCTTCTTTcagggttttttgtttttgtttttgggactTTAGTTTCTCAGtcattataattatctttttacttttatatttttttgctatGATATTGattagaaaagaaataaaaaccttctatttaaaattcatttatCACCCACAGTGaatattatatgttatttttacaTCTTTCTTGTTCATATTTATAATTCAATTTAGTACTTCGTAGTAAGTTTCGAAGTGCGTCAGACAGAGCTGAGCCGTTGGATGTGATGATGACCTGTGAAGGTTTCTCTGCCGTTGAAAAGCTATACgaattaataataaaaccatgcgattattaaaaaaaaaaggtactttAGAGCACCTCAGATGTGGAATAGAAACTTACAAACTtgatcatcgtcatcatcatgtCTAATGCAGTCGATTCTGTTCGAACTCTGGTCTGATGTTGATTCACAACATGTTTTAGACCAATGAGCCGAAAGTAACGACTGCAGCCATTTTGCAGAGAGTACTATTTTACAGTAAACTAAAATGTCGCAATGACATGTCTTTTGTCTCATTTCTTAGCTACGtgcatatcttctttttttttttttttctttcaatttctgtGATGCGAAGTATTTTGCCATgggttattacttattagtattatttattgggtttgagttttttttttgaaaaagggaaATCTAATGACAATTGCAATTAAATGAATATTGGGTTTGAGTtcattgattgatttgttttttttttttggctcagcAACAACTTTTCGTTTCCAATAAACGAATTTGCTTAAGGGTGAATTAGCTCactgaccaaaacaaaaaaactatagtagtaaataacactatatataaaaaaattagaagattaGGAGGAGGGCAGTGCAAAATTACCAATGCTGGTGGAGGCAGTGGTGGTTGGTAGCCGGAAGCGGTGGTGGCCGGCGGTGGTGGCCGGCGGCGGTGACCGGAGACCGGCGGTCGGCGGCAGTGACCGGAGACCGGTGGCCGGCGGCAGTGACCGGAGACCGGTGGCCGGCGGCAGTGACCGGAGACCGGTGGCCGGCGGCGATGACCGGAGACCGGTGGCCGGCGGCGGTGACCGGAGACCGGTGGCCGGAGGTGGTTGGTAGGCGGTGGCTGGCCGGAGATGGTTGGCCGGAGGTGGTTGGACGGCGGTGGCTGGCCGGaggtggcggtggcggtggcggtgaCCGGTGACCGGAGGTGGTGGCTGGaggaaatctaaaccctaaagactatATTAAGAACCCTAGTGGAGATGGTTGTAAAgaggtggtggtgatggtggtggtagGGGGCAAAGGTGGTGGCTGGAGGTGATAGTAAAGGAGTAGATAGAGGTGGTGGTGGAAGGGTAAGATTGTATATATTGTAgattatatacagtatattataGTTATATGGTTAGAGTAGTTACagatttaattatagtttttttcttagttaGTTTTGCCAATTTCCCTTTGcttaactagttttttttttttggggtttgttttctctatttggTGGTGTTTAAATCccatcttttttaaaaaggaaaggTATGTGGtagttagttattttatttgccAACTAACTTAAAAAGTTTTACTGTTAAAATGCTTGGAAAAACATCAATAAATAAAGCTTTAAAGGAACTAACCAAACGGTCTCCTTAGCGAATTAAGTGTAAACTGAATTTGTATTAGACCAAATACTTgtagaaaattgaaagaaaataaaacggatcatttatatcattatacaatataacctctataaattaatactctttaaattaataatcgctataaattaatagatttttctGGTCCCGAGTTGGGTTAGgataaaaaataacacatttcgataagataatatatattttagaaatcctatgtaaaaatatggtttcatcgatatcataaattaataatcaaataaactaaaatatatagcCGAggtaaaaaatgacatatttcgataaaataataaaataataatttttttaaaaaacttatgtaaaaatatggtcttatcgatatcataaattaataatcaaataaactaatatatatatatatataaatctagtaagatatgactctattgttatTTGCCTATATCTaaaaaatctagtgaaatataactctattattgttttcatattcttgaatttgcattcttgttggaccTCATATCTAAtattctcaaatcgcatccaaaaattgtggagagtcctaaatgcgataattgcttctttagtaaCTGGTTTTAAAGGTATCGCAATATCTttttcgacttcatcattaccaagAAAGATAGTAGTAACAATTTcttttaaactctaaacttctaacatttatcatttttacctagataataTAGTAAACAATTGACATTCATCTTATTACGATAGCCAAGAttacaaattcaaaaaaaattaaaaaggtgaatgataaaaaaaatatcttattttgtaatagaaaattttcaaaattatgaaaatgagaaaattaatattat is from Camelina sativa cultivar DH55 chromosome 20, Cs, whole genome shotgun sequence and encodes:
- the LOC104771926 gene encoding AT-hook motif nuclear-localized protein 8-like, producing MDSRDNPPQPPPSHLQPGMLMSHHYRNPNAAAASSALMVPTSTSQSIQHHQHRLPFGHPQQQQQSQTFQQQQMDQKTLESLGFGDGSSPSSQPMRFGIEDQNQNHQPQAKKKRGRPRKYTPDGSIALGLAPTSPLLSAASNSYGGGGGEGGLGDSGGNGTNSVDPPAKRNRGRPPGSSKKQLDALGGTAGVGFTPHVIEVKTGEDIVAKVMAFSDQGPRTICILSASGAVCRVTLRQASHSGGIISYEGRFEIVTLSGSFLNYEVNGSMNRSGSLSVSLAGPDGRIVGGSVVGSLVAATQVQVVVGSFVAEAKKPKQSSVNNARGQNPEPASAPANMLNFGSVSQGPSSESSEENESGSPAMHRDSNNGIDGAQQQQQPLHPHQMQMYQHLWSNHGQ